In Pristiophorus japonicus isolate sPriJap1 chromosome 2, sPriJap1.hap1, whole genome shotgun sequence, one genomic interval encodes:
- the LOC139228468 gene encoding interleukin-12 subunit beta-like, translated as MVDADFNEFPQAKAGFVSGCSRNHLLQKMWSFSLRLLISIAMLGCCSALDRYPENLVTVERTENITLSCEASPHSAVTWQQDGKPLQASRQLTLENVDQPLAGNYTCWQNGSLVKHTYLVISEKDQSPIFLTKEVQCRAKTLNGVITCKWKTHDAAIFNVTYGRSNSSRESDCKCNSTDYSNAGTDHEFTFTEQNYSPYAEEYSRIIFIVEAVNSVSYQKLKTMFFTEDIVKPDLPQNITVTLKNRKKLNVSWQYPCNWIKPHSYFPLVFAIEYKKYGKKHGKTFTVMEEGLNISEIRVPSSAKYEVRIRTKDRFLNSPWSEWSDWIKSRSKKKGKKTKQGPSRQHY; from the exons ATGTGGTCCTTTTCTCTACGCCTGCTCATTTCCATCGCAATGTTGGGCTGTTGCTCCGCGCTGGACAGATATCCAGAGAACC TGGTCACCGTGGAGAGGACAGAGAACATCACGCTCAGCTGCGAAGCCTCACCTCACTCTGCGGTCACCTGGCAACAGGACGGCAAGCCTCTTCAGGCCTCGAGGCAGCTGACCCTGGAGAACGTGGACCAGCCGTTGGCCGGGAACTACACGTGTTGGCAGAACGGCAGCCTGGTGAAGCACACCTACCTGGTGATCAGCGAGAAGGATCAATCGCCCATCTTCCTCACCAAAGAAG TGCAATGCCGTGCCAAAACGTTAAACGGTGTCATCACCTGCAAGTGGAAAACCCATGATGCGGCGATCTTCAACGTGACGTACGGCAGAAG TAATTCCAGCAGGGAGTCGGATTGCAAGTGTAATTCCACGGATTACTCCAACGCCGGCACTGACCACGAGTTCACCTTCACTGAGCAGAACTACTCACCTTACGCGGAGGAATACAGCCGCATCATTTTCATCGTGGAGGCCGTCAACAGCGTCTCGTACCAGAAGCTGAAAACCATGTTTTTCACGGAAGATATCG TTAAGCCAGACCTTCCGCAGAATATAACGGTCACACTAAAGAATCGGAAAAAGCTGAATGTCTCCTGGCAGTATCCATGCAACTGGATTAAGCCGCATTCCTATTTTCCATTGGTCTTTGCCATCGAGTACAAGAAATATGGCAAGAAACATGGCAAGACTTTCACG GTTATGGAAGAAGGCCTCAACATCTCAGAGATCCGAGTCCCCAGTTCAGCAAAGTACGAAGTGCGCATAAGGACAAAGGACCGGTTCCTCAACTCGCCCTGGAGTGAATGGAGTGACTGGATCAAAAGCAGATCT aAGAAGAAAGGCAAAAAGACTAAACAAGGCCCATCAAGGCAgcactattaa